One region of Choristoneura fumiferana chromosome 3, NRCan_CFum_1, whole genome shotgun sequence genomic DNA includes:
- the LOC141426252 gene encoding uncharacterized protein: MDTTKRHATTAQVSALMDYMQEHSDVAKGMMSSGLEREDIEAQWRDLTTMLNSMGGAVKSTEKWKQTWRDLKSNTKKRALKQQQSLCDTSVGPGNDASQCSDPQNSDGDYMPPKKRFASFDEEILRIERDKLEVERDYKIQKIEVLSRIASALEELARKK; encoded by the exons ATGGATACCACTAAGCGACATGCTACCACAGCGCAAGTATCAGCCCTGATGGACTACATGCAAGAACACTCTGATGTGGCCAAGGGAATGATGAGCTCAGGGCTGGAGAGAGAGGATATTGAGGCACAATGGCGTGACCTTACCACAATGCTCAACTCAATGGGAGGTGCTGTCAAGTCAACCGAAAAATGGAAACAg ACTTGGAGAGACCTGAAGTCTAATACCAAAAAGCGGGCTTTAAAACAGCAACAGTCTCTTTGTGATACCAGCGTAGGGCCTGGCAATGATGCCTCTCAGTGTTCTGATCCACAGAACAGTGATGGTGACTACATGCCTCCAAAGAAACGATTTG CATCATTTGATGAAGAAATTCTTCGGATAGAAAGAGACAAATTGGAAGTGGAGAGAGATtataaaatccaaaaaataGAGGTTCTTTCTAG GATAGCCAGTGCATTAGAAGAGTTAGCTAGAAAGAAATGA
- the LOC141426798 gene encoding secretion-regulating guanine nucleotide exchange factor-like isoform X2 — protein MSVWSWGANSHGQLSLGVVNEQVKSPSKIVFDFCNCDGVKQIACGGGHTLLLDREGKLFSCGWNVKLQLGTEKESHTFERMVELFKI, from the exons ATGTCTGTATGGTCATGG GGTGCTAACTCCCACGGTCAATTGAGTTTAGGTGTCGTCAATGAGCAGGTGAAGAGCCCTTCCAAGATAGTATTCGATTTCTGTAACTGCGATGGTGTCAAACAAATTGCTTGCGGAGGTGGTCATACCCTACTACTCGATCGAGAAGGAAAACTGTTTTCTTGTGGATGGAATGTAAAACTGCAGCTAGGAACAGAGAAGGAATCGCATACATTTGAAAGG ATGGTAGAGTTGTTCAAGATATAG
- the LOC141426798 gene encoding secretion-regulating guanine nucleotide exchange factor-like isoform X1, with amino-acid sequence MSVWSWGANSHGQLSLGVVNEQVKSPSKIVFDFCNCDGVKQIACGGGHTLLLDREGKLFSCGWNVKLQLGTEKESHTFERVWKLSGIKFTNIACGWDFSCAVSDDHFLLVWGSNSNGQLGLPKEHFNEVVKPMKLQVNACAVSMGLRHTAIVNSLGEVWVTGCGRHGQLGMGEEIINSDRFQKVNKVGKITHIACGQNHTVAWCTDEKALYVWGDNKHGQLLLSNEKYKKIYTPQKIDIDVKQGIKKLLSGWTNVLLWLENGSLLCWGRNNYGQLGTEQPFVGKIIKINLPDGRVVQDIALGSEHTICLATDNTLWAWGWNEHANTGTDAGEHVLQPCQVLLDLNIHEKITQIYAGGAHNFIFIENTQNVDEHPKEL; translated from the exons ATGTCTGTATGGTCATGG GGTGCTAACTCCCACGGTCAATTGAGTTTAGGTGTCGTCAATGAGCAGGTGAAGAGCCCTTCCAAGATAGTATTCGATTTCTGTAACTGCGATGGTGTCAAACAAATTGCTTGCGGAGGTGGTCATACCCTACTACTCGATCGAGAAGGAAAACTGTTTTCTTGTGGATGGAATGTAAAACTGCAGCTAGGAACAGAGAAGGAATCGCATACATTTGAAAGGGTATGGAAATTAAgtggtataaaatttaccaataTTGCCTGCGGCTGGGACTTCAGCTGTGCTGTGAGTGATGATCACTTTCTGCTCGTCTGGGGATCCAACAGCAATGGACAACTTGGTCTCCCAAAAGAACATTTTAATGAAGTTGTAAAACCAATGAAGCTACAAGTCAATGCATGTGCGGTTTCTATGGGATTAAGGCACACAGCCATAGTTAATTCCTTAGGAGAAGTTTGGGTCACAGGTTGTGGAAGGCATGGTCAGCTGGGCATGGGGGAGGAAATCATCAACTCTGATCGATTTCAAAAAGTTAATAAAGTTGGGAAAATTACTCACATTGCTTGTGGTCAAAATCATACTGTGGCTTGGTGCACAGATGAGAAGGCGTTATATGTTTGGGGAGACAACAAGCATGGACAGCTGCTCCTTAGTAATGAAAAGTACAAGAAAATATATACCCCACAGAAAATTGATATTGATGTGAAACAAGGTATTAAAAAGCTACTGAGTGGTTGGACTAATGTATTACTGTGGTTAGAGAATGGGAGTCTGCTGTGCTGGGGAAGAAATAATTATGGTCAGCTTGGTACGGAGCAACCTTTTGTGggaaaaattataaagataaaCTTGCCAG ATGGTAGAGTTGTTCAAGATATAGCACTGGGATCAGAACACACCATTTGTTTGGCTACTGACAATACCTTGTGGGCTTGGGGCTGGAATGAGCATGCCAATACTGGAACAGATGCTGGAGAGCATGTACTTCAGCCGTGTCAGGTTCTTTTGGACTTGAACATCCATGAAAAAATTACCCAAATATATGCTGGTGGAGCAcacaatttcattttcattgaaAATACTCAAAATGTAGATGAGCATCCAAAGGAATTATAA
- the LOC141426802 gene encoding coiled-coil domain-containing protein 43, with the protein MAAAVCDFEPWLNDKLKSLKTDEGVFGSYISGILESEDSIDDKRDALEGLLSEFVERDISTHVTEILEKWESSRPLEEVPKGAADVDIQLTKILESQSLATTTRREYTDEEKKIREAILSQYSQLSDNEADQENVEEPESSDLVKNTNALDVAAAARERREQARQDAQRKKEKDKEDREKQKQLKEDKKEKRKTQKGERKR; encoded by the exons ATGGCGGCAGCGGTGTGTGACTTTGAGCCGTGGCTTAACGATAAATTAAAATCCCTTAAAACCGATGAAGGGGTCTTTGGGTCTTACATATCAGGCATACTAGAAAGCGAAGATAGCATTGACGATAAAAGAGATGCCCTAGAGGGTCTTTTGTCCGAATTTGTG GAACGCGATATATCCACTCACGTAACAGAGATACTAGAAAAATGGGAATCAAGTCGACCATTAGAAGAAGTTCCCAAAGGTGCAGCAGACGTCGATATTCAGTTAACAAAAATATTAGAATCTCAGTCACTGGCAACTACCACGCGGCGAGAATACACAGACGAGGAGAAGAAAATCCGTGAAGCTATTCTTTCTCAATACAGCCAGCTATCGGACAATGAG gctgATCAAGAAAATGTGGAAGAGCCTGAGAGTTCAGACCTAGTAAAGAATACCAATGCTCTAGATGTGGCTGCCGCAGCTCGCGAACGTCGTGAGCAGGCGCGCCAAGACGCTCAGCGcaagaaagaaaaagataaagaagatAG aGAAAAACAAAAGCAATTGAAAGAAGACAAAAAAGAAAAGCGTAAGACACAGAAGGGTGAAAGAAAGAGGTAG
- the Prosalpha4 gene encoding proteasome alpha4 subunit translates to MSARYDRAITVFSPDGHLLQVEYAQEAVRKGSTAVGVRGAEVVVLGVEKKSVAKLQEERTVRKICLLDDHVVMAFAGLTADARILINRAQIECQSHKLTVEDPVTLEYITRYIAGLKQKYTQSNGRRPFGISCLIGGFDYDGKPHLFQTEPSGIYYEWKANATGRSAKTVREFLEKNYNNDEVANEKGAVKLAIRALLEVVQSGQKNLEIAVMRRGQPMQMLDADTINSYVTVIEKEKEEEAEKKKQKK, encoded by the exons atGTCGGCAAGATACGATAGAGCCATTACTGTATTTTCGCCGGACGGTCATCTACTACAAGTCGAATATGCGCAGGAAGCTGTTCGTAAGGGTTCTACTGCT GTTGGTGTTAGAGGTGCTGAAGTAGTAGTTCTGGGTGTCGAAAAGAAGTCTGTTGCAAAACTTCAGGAGGAAAGAACCGTGAGGAAAATCTGCCTTCTTGATGACCATGTGGTGATGGCATTTGCTGGTTTAACTGCTGATGCTCGCATTCTGATTAACCGAGCACAAATTGAATGCCAATCTCATAAACTTACAGTTGAAGATCCAGTGACCTTAGAGTACATTACAAGGTACATTGCTGGCCTTAAACAAAAGTACACTCAGAGCAATGGCCGACGACCTTTTGGAATATCATGCCTGATTGGAGGTTTTGACTATGATGGCAAACCTCATTTGTTTCAAACTGAGCCATCTGGTATTTATTATGAGTGGAAGGCTAATGCAACAGGGAGATCAGCCAAGACAGTCAGAGAATTTTTAGAGAAAAACTACAACAATGATGAAGTGGCCAATGAGAAAGGAGCAgtgaag CTTGCTATTCGTGCACTGCTGGAAGTGGTTCAGTCTGGACAGAAAAATCTGGAGATTGCTGTAATGAGACGTGGTCAGCCAATGCAGATGCTGGATGCAGACACAATCAACTCTTATGTGACAGTCATTGAGAAAGAAAAGGAAGAGGAGGCAGAAAAGAAGAAACAGAAGAAGTAA
- the LOC141426799 gene encoding uncharacterized protein, with protein sequence MQDDKNAIFQMRFPQKLWYLLNLHTDAILWGGTGRTILLNYRVLHNYLQCDHSVFKTTNISSFVRQLNLYGFRKVTSHLQDPLCNSSNPYMHEYVHDYFQIGRPEMLNKITRKALTMKKSFKPKSLFGNPEQTLILTPLQKARRALRLALKKAAQDLFIQHSPTQLSNLNFGCNEESPDDYADAGEGEENIEFDWLIPKNELTEKDPPPPADEVTPANENACPIASENNHHYRESSQEERLIVFHDEPCQQNNDHFPNQFLSMPDLDDQEPSGVNSGVELLAEFNIDNDNDQGVTTKKDKANDLHSLNCVLPSISNDHIDDVSMAEKDNDDSDHYNGEWDQMFNDIISNKSSSHDNSDMKELYSQISRTIDLLNS encoded by the exons ATGCAGGAtgataaaaatgcaattttccaaATGCGGTTTCCTCAGAAACTTTGGTATCTGCTGAATTTGCATACGGATGCTATTTTATGGGGAGGTACAGGAcgaacaattttattaaattatcgagTACTGCATAATTATCTGCAGTGTGACCATTCAGTTTTTAAAACAACAAACATTTCAAGTTTTGTTAGACAGTTGAATTTATATGGATTTAGAAAAGTAACTTCCCATCTTCAAGATCCTCTATGTAACTCGAGCAACCCATACATGCATGAATATGTGCATGATTACTTTCAAATCGGAAGGCCAGagatgttaaataaaataacaagaaaagCATTGACTATGAAGAAAAGTTTTAAACCTAAG AGCTTGTTTGGTAATCCAGAACAAACACTTATTTTAACACCCTTACAAAAGGCTCGTCGAGCCTTACGTTTGGCTTTAAAAAAAGCTGCTCAagatttatttatacaacattCACCAACCCAGCTAAGCAACTTAAACTTTGGCTGTAATG AAGAATCTCCAGATGATTATGCTGATGCTGGTGAAGGAGAGGAAAACATTGAGTTTGACTGGCTTATCCCGAAGAATGAATTGACTGAAAAAGATCCCCCTCCACCAG CTGATGAAGTTACACCAGCAAATGAAAATGCATGTCCCATTGCTTCAGAAAACAATCACCATTACCG AGAATCTAGCCAAGAAGAAAGGTTAATAGTATTTCATGATGAACCTTGCCAGCAAAATAATGATCATTTCCCAAACCAATTCTTATCCATGCCTGACCTGGATGACCAGGAGCCATCTGGAGTAAACTCTGGTGTGGAGTTATTGGCAGAATTTAATATTGACAATGATAATGATCAAGGTGTAACAACTAAAAAGGATAAGGCAAATGACTTACATTCTTTAAACTGTGTTCTACCATCTATAAGCAATGATCACATAGATGATGTATCTATGGCAGAG AAGGATAATGATGACTCTGATCATTATAATGGTGAGTGGGATCAAATGTTTAATGACATCATAAGCAACAAGAGCTCCAGCCATGACAATTCAGACATGAAGGAACTCTACTCCCAGATCTCAAGAACTATAGATTTACTTAATTCTTAA
- the LOC141426793 gene encoding protein FAN-like: MDKSRFSMLLLEPGEIYFEDYSCVFKDSESLNEGDSRQGRLKLCSKSLVFEPREWAHPLIKLHFRDCVNISVVHPQTTESPQNVIMIEIKQYAEMLEENILAPYKFKYEKRTFYIFFDFASADETVSQMHQLQRASSLNAPEHNSMVATILHSRYMRMVFDPVMMDDFTEEIVCELQAEKISPLVRHQGKLALTPTTLYFQPFSNVESSPILKLKLGHLKKLYKRRFLLRQVGLEIYSAEDSAVAHIYLTFQSEDDRDRIYDILEQSSSVHLEKIHAQETTLQWQNGIVSNYDYLMHLNCLADRSKNDLTQYPVFPWVISDYTSSDLDLDNVDVFRDLSKPMGALNPDRLEKLKERYYEMSDPKFMYGSHYSAPGLVLFYLVRKYPEYMLCLQNGRFDHPDRMFNSVKDVYNNCLRNMSDFKELVPEFYDTNAKGDFLVNKYQINFGDRHDGTKVNNVALPPWADSPENFVIKLRKALESEYVSRHLHLWIDLIFGYKQRGEEAIKANNVFHHVCYEGAVDLDDIYDMNDRHALEVQIMEFGQVPKQLFVRPHVRRVTHQIPKALQGDLEENGAVYRIECTHSIQLHKEEVTWALRQGSRVISVGKDGTLKVYDTILKKQIRSVILSATPLSSCVIMDENIVAAGSWDNEIYLYDVDYGRVVESFRAHDDCVSCLLWLDKERLLISGGYDGVVRVWGNAGRTGQALRGLRAEFDHDEKICAITYKRGRHDIDIIAGTSDGEVVVWSLAARAPRHKVAVHSGAVAALCFVGGGHRVASVGADGALSVTDLSVCDSVYHKQLSERAAALCWEGARVLWLGGRGGALLQWDALRAEQAARQPAHHDVINSVYYDEATNTLVTASKDKTVKVWKLISSS; encoded by the exons ATGGATAAATCAAG ATTTTCTATGCTGCTTTTGGAGCCTGGTGAAATTTACTTTGAAGACTATTCATGTGTTTTTAAAGATTCAGAGTCTTTAAATGAAGGTGATTCCAGACAGGGAAGATTGAAACTTTGCTCTAAGTCCTTGGTCTTTGAGCCCAGAGAATGGGCTCACCCACTTATAAAACTACACTTCAGAGACTGTGTGAACATATCTGTGGTACATCCACAAACTACTGAAAGTCCACAGAATGTAATAATGATAGAAATTAAACAGTATGCAGAAATGCTTGAGGAGAATATACTGGCCCCATATAAGTTTAAATATGAGAAGAGgacattttacatattttttgactTTGCTTCGGCCGATGAGACTGTTAGTCAGATGCACCAGTTGCAAAGAGCCTCTAGTTTAAATGCGCCTGAGCATAATAGCATGGTGGCCACTATTTTACACTCAAGGTATATGAGGATGGTATTTGACCCAGTGATGATGGATGACTTTACTGAAGAGATAGTCTGTGAGTTGCAAGCAGAAAAGATATCACCCCTAGTGAGGCACCAGGGCAAGCTGGCTCTCACCCCAACCACACTTTACTTTCAACCTTTTAGCAATGTGGAGAGT agccccatattgaaattaaaactcGGCCACCTGAAGAAGCTGTACAAACGCAGATTTTTACTAAGGCAAGTT GGTCTTGAAATCTACAGCGCAGAAGATAGTGCAGTTGCCCATATTTACCTGACCTTCCAATCTGAAGATGACAGAGATAGAATTTATGATATTCTAGAACAGTCTTCAAGTGTTCATTTGGAAAAGATTCATGCTCAAGAAACTACATTACAGTGGCAGAATGGAATTGTTTCTAATTATGACTATTTGATGCATTTAAATTG TTTGGCTGACAGAAGTAAAAATGATCTCACACAATATCCTGTGTTTCCATGGGTAATATCAGATTACACATCCTCGGATCTTGATTTGGACAATGTTGATGTTTTCAGAGATTTATCTAAACCTATGGGTGCTTTAAATCCAGATAGACTTGAGAAGTTAAAAGAAAGATATTATGAGATGTCTGATCCGAAGTTTATGTATGGGTCACATTATTCGGCCCCAGGCCTGGTGCTTTTTTATCTA GTCAGAAAATATCCAGAGTACATGCTTTGTCTTCAAAATGGCAGATTTGACCATCCTGATAGAATGTTCAACTCAGTCAAAgatgtttataataattgtttgAGAAATATGTCTGATTTCAAG GAACTGGTGCCAGAGTTCTATGATACAAATGCTAAAGGCGAtttccttgtaaataaataccagATAAATTTCGGGGATCGGCACGACGGGACCAAAGTCAATAATGTTGCGCTCCCTCCCTGGGCCGATTCTCCAGAAAACTTTGTGATAAAACTAAGGAAAGCATTGGAGTCAGAGTATGTGTCTAGACACTTACATTTGTGGATCGATCTCATTTTTGGCTACAAACAGAGGGGGGAAGAGGCTATCAAGGCTAACAATG TGTTTCACCATGTGTGTTACGAGGGTGCAGTTGATCTCGATGACATTTACGACATGAACGACAGGCATGCATTAGAAGTGCAAATAATGGAGTTTGGTCAGGTGCCAAAGCAGCTGTTCGTGAGACCCCATGTCCGTAGGGTCACACACCAAATACCCAAAGCATTACAGGGAGACTTGGAAGAAAATGGAGCAGTGTATAGAATAGAATGTACTCATAGTATTCAACTACACAAGGAGGAGGTCACGTGGGCTCTAAGACAAGGCTCGAGAGTGATATCCGTGGGCAAAGATGGAACTTTGAAAGTGTATGATACAATACTAAAGAAGCAAATAAGAAGCGTCATACTAAGTGCAACACCGCTCAGCTCATGCGTAATAATGGATGAAAATATTGTCGCAGCTGGATCGTGGGACAATGAAAT ATATCTGTATGACGTTGATTACGGCAGAGTGGTGGAAAGCTTCAGAGCCCACGACGATTGCGTGAGCTGCTTACTGTGGCTGGACAAAG agCGTCTTCTAATATCTGGCGGCTACGACGGCGTGGTGCGAGTGTGGGGCAACGCGGGGAGGACGGGGCAGGCGCTCCGCGGGTTGAGGGCGGAGTTTGACCATGACGAGAAAATTTGCGCGATCACATACAA GCGTGGTCGTCACGATATCGACATAATCGCGGGCACGAGCGATGGCGAGGTGGTGGTGTGGAGCctggctgcgcgcgcgccgcgccacaAGGTCGCCGTGCACTCGGGCGCCGTCGCCGCGCTCTGCTTCGTGGGGGGCGGCCACCGCGTCGCCTCGGTCGGCGCGGACGGCGCGCTCAGCGTCACGGACCTCAGCGTCTGCGACTCG GTGTACCACAAGCAGCTATCGGAACGCGCGGCGGCGTTATGCTGGGAGGGCGCGCGCGTGCTGTGGctgggcgggcgcggcggcgcgttGCTGCAGTGGGACGCGCTGCGCGCCGAGCAGGCCGCGCGCCAGCCCGCGCACCACG ATGTTATCAACAGCGTATATTACGATGAGGCTACAAACACGCTAGTGACGGCTAGCAAAGACAAAACCGTCAAAGTGTGGAAATTGATCTCAAGTTCTTGA